In one window of Candidatus Rubrimentiphilum sp. DNA:
- the glnA gene encoding type I glutamate--ammonia ligase: MAMTAGELKAKVSSNGNGVHGKRSPKQLVEFIKKTGLKMVDFKFTDVPGTWQHTSVPADQVDEDTLLAGIGFDGSSIRGFQAIHESDMILKPDVDSAHVDTFCGVPTLSVICDVFDPIAQKLYHRDPRNIARKAEAYLRSSGIATTAYFGPEAEFHYFDRVSYENSPNRAYYEIDSNEAHWNSGREQGSLGYTLRPKEGYFPAGPADTTADVRAATALVLKEWGIDVEMQHHEVGAPGQAEIDFRFDSLLKTADNLMTFKYVVRSVAARHGKSVTFMPKPVFGDNGSGMHVHQSLWNEGDPLFYDKDGYAECSQTMLYYIGGLLTHIDSLMAFCAPTTNSYKRLVPHYEAPVNVAFSARNRSAAIRIPMFFQGNPKAKRLEFRPPDPTANPYLAFSALLCAGLDGIKRKIDPVAAGFGPLEENIYDLPPEKAAKIRSVPGSLRQSLDALRDDHAYLTENGVFTDDFIDLWIAYKTERELKPVEIRPHPYEFYLYYDA, from the coding sequence ATGGCAATGACAGCGGGGGAGCTGAAGGCGAAGGTCTCGTCGAACGGCAACGGCGTGCATGGCAAACGCTCGCCGAAACAGCTCGTCGAGTTCATCAAGAAAACCGGCCTAAAGATGGTGGACTTCAAGTTCACCGACGTTCCCGGAACGTGGCAGCATACCAGCGTGCCGGCGGATCAAGTTGACGAGGACACGCTCCTGGCAGGCATCGGTTTCGACGGATCGTCGATTCGCGGATTCCAAGCAATCCACGAATCCGACATGATCCTCAAGCCCGACGTAGATTCGGCTCACGTCGATACGTTCTGCGGCGTTCCGACGCTGTCGGTGATCTGCGACGTCTTCGATCCGATCGCGCAAAAACTGTATCACCGCGATCCGCGCAACATCGCGCGTAAGGCCGAGGCGTATCTGCGTTCGAGCGGAATCGCCACGACCGCGTACTTTGGCCCGGAAGCGGAGTTCCATTATTTCGATCGGGTCTCGTACGAGAACTCGCCGAACCGCGCGTACTACGAGATCGATTCGAACGAAGCGCACTGGAACAGCGGACGCGAGCAAGGATCGCTCGGCTACACGCTGCGCCCGAAGGAGGGATATTTCCCGGCGGGCCCGGCGGATACGACCGCCGACGTGCGAGCGGCAACTGCGCTCGTCTTGAAAGAGTGGGGCATCGACGTCGAGATGCAGCACCACGAAGTCGGCGCGCCGGGTCAAGCCGAGATCGATTTCCGTTTCGACTCGCTGCTGAAGACGGCCGACAACCTCATGACGTTCAAGTACGTCGTGCGTAGCGTTGCGGCGCGTCACGGCAAGTCGGTGACGTTCATGCCGAAGCCGGTTTTTGGCGACAACGGTAGCGGCATGCACGTGCATCAATCGCTCTGGAATGAGGGCGACCCACTCTTCTACGATAAAGACGGCTACGCTGAGTGTTCGCAGACGATGCTCTATTACATCGGCGGGTTACTGACGCACATCGATTCGCTGATGGCCTTTTGCGCACCGACGACCAACTCGTATAAACGGTTGGTGCCGCACTACGAAGCGCCGGTCAACGTGGCTTTCTCGGCGCGCAATCGCTCGGCCGCGATTCGCATTCCGATGTTCTTCCAAGGTAACCCCAAAGCCAAGCGTCTCGAGTTCCGCCCGCCCGATCCGACCGCGAATCCGTACCTCGCGTTCTCCGCACTCCTCTGCGCTGGACTCGACGGCATCAAACGGAAGATCGATCCGGTTGCGGCCGGCTTCGGACCGCTCGAGGAAAACATCTACGACCTGCCGCCGGAGAAAGCCGCAAAGATCCGCTCGGTTCCGGGTTCGCTGCGCCAGTCGCTCGATGCGCTGCGCGACGATCATGCATATCTGACGGAAAACGGCGTCTTTACCGACGACTTCATCGACCTGTGGATCGCCTACAAAACGGAACGCGAGCTCAAACCGGTGGAGATCCGGCCGCATCCGTACGAGTTCTACCTCTACTACGACGCGTAG
- a CDS encoding amidohydrolase family protein has translation MNRFVIGPASIALGDGSSAEGRIAIENGRIAELLPSDGPADHPLPAGTHIAPGLIDIHTNGAGEFLFNRDQGYAVPVAAVDYARQGVTGFVAGIMTAPWESMLHAAGEVVEAAHQLEEDSPRGARCLGIHFEGPFINPKFRRVHQQQWIVPATRERTRALVDACRGACLMVTMAPEVDGVSDAARYFLEHGIVCSAGHTAARYREGMLAIGLGFRSLTHAFNAMPPLDHRDPSILAAFIQDGRTTVQVICDGIHVAPVMVDLLRRTVHERLILATDNMPSAGPGYHISGGVMRAEDGTIAGSAIRMDEAVRNYMSYTELPFAKAVVAATHTPAKLLSLDREMGRIAPGARADLSFWDSKHNVIGTMVGGVTVFGEMFTPAAAQAVSS, from the coding sequence ATGAACCGTTTCGTCATCGGCCCGGCTTCGATAGCTTTAGGCGACGGTTCGTCGGCCGAAGGACGCATCGCGATTGAAAACGGGCGCATCGCCGAGCTACTCCCGAGCGATGGCCCGGCCGATCATCCTTTGCCGGCGGGAACGCATATCGCGCCCGGATTAATCGACATTCACACCAACGGTGCGGGCGAGTTTCTTTTCAATCGCGATCAAGGCTACGCCGTCCCGGTGGCGGCGGTCGACTATGCGCGCCAGGGCGTTACCGGTTTTGTGGCCGGCATCATGACGGCGCCGTGGGAATCGATGCTGCATGCCGCCGGCGAAGTCGTCGAAGCCGCGCACCAGCTCGAGGAAGACTCGCCGCGCGGCGCGCGCTGCTTGGGTATTCACTTCGAGGGGCCGTTCATCAATCCGAAATTCCGGCGCGTTCATCAACAGCAGTGGATCGTTCCCGCGACACGCGAACGCACGCGCGCATTAGTCGACGCGTGCCGGGGCGCGTGTTTGATGGTGACGATGGCGCCGGAAGTGGACGGCGTCTCTGACGCAGCACGATATTTCCTGGAGCACGGCATCGTCTGTTCGGCAGGCCATACCGCCGCGCGATACCGCGAAGGAATGCTCGCGATCGGGCTGGGGTTCCGCTCGCTCACGCACGCATTTAATGCGATGCCGCCGCTCGACCATCGCGATCCCTCGATTCTGGCGGCATTCATCCAGGACGGCAGGACGACTGTTCAGGTCATCTGCGACGGCATTCACGTCGCGCCCGTTATGGTCGATCTTCTGCGCCGTACGGTGCACGAGCGGCTGATTTTGGCAACGGACAACATGCCCTCAGCCGGCCCCGGCTATCACATCTCGGGCGGCGTCATGCGCGCTGAGGACGGAACGATTGCGGGCAGCGCGATTCGCATGGATGAAGCGGTTCGCAATTACATGAGCTACACGGAATTGCCGTTCGCCAAAGCAGTCGTCGCTGCGACACACACGCCCGCAAAACTCCTGTCACTCGACCGTGAAATGGGACGCATTGCGCCCGGCGCACGTGCGGATCTTTCGTTCTGGGATAGCAAGCACAACGTCATCGGTACGATGGTCGGCGGCGTTACCGTTTTCGGCGAGATGTTCACGCCCGCCGCCGCTCAAGCCGTGTCATCCTGA
- a CDS encoding TetR/AcrR family transcriptional regulator: MTRTADPERPSELLEKIIEYVLEHGLTGLSLRPLAKAIGSSPRVLLYYFGSKESLVAQIFAHIRKQQHAAVARLNEQTYVHPTDACRAGWTMMSSKQFLPLYMLFFETYAYALRNRKDHGPFLRHAIEDWLEFIEAPALEAGADAQQARRYATIVLAGFRGFIMDLCATGDRERVDSAVSEWLETLHYHLPRKKRHAATA; encoded by the coding sequence GTGACCCGGACCGCGGACCCCGAGCGCCCTAGCGAACTGCTCGAGAAGATCATCGAGTACGTCCTTGAACACGGGCTGACCGGCCTGTCGCTGCGGCCATTGGCTAAAGCAATCGGGTCGAGCCCGCGCGTTTTGCTCTATTATTTTGGCTCCAAAGAATCGCTAGTAGCACAGATTTTCGCGCACATCAGGAAGCAGCAGCACGCCGCCGTCGCGCGACTTAACGAGCAAACGTACGTGCATCCGACCGATGCCTGCCGCGCCGGATGGACGATGATGAGCTCAAAGCAATTCTTGCCGCTCTACATGCTCTTCTTCGAAACGTACGCCTATGCGCTGCGCAATCGCAAAGATCACGGCCCGTTTCTACGGCACGCGATCGAGGACTGGCTAGAATTCATCGAAGCGCCCGCGCTTGAGGCCGGCGCTGATGCGCAACAAGCGCGCCGCTACGCGACGATTGTCCTTGCCGGCTTTCGCGGCTTCATCATGGATTTGTGCGCCACCGGGGACCGTGAGCGCGTCGACTCAGCGGTGAGCGAGTGGCTGGAAACATTGCACTATCATCTTCCGAGGAAGAAACGCCATGCAGCCACAGCCTGA
- a CDS encoding TCR/Tet family MFS transporter has product MQPQPEIRKNALTFVLISVLLDMMALGVIVPVLTPLIKSFTHTNVSATEWIGIFSTIFALMQFIFSPLLGVLSDRFGRRPIILLSNLGLGLDYIIMAIAPSVGWLLVGRVISGVSSSNISVVYAYITDVTPPEKRAAGFGMIGAAFGIGFVLGPTVGGLLSAHGDLRLPFWVSAGLSLLNFLYGYFVLPESLPENLRNRFELKRANPLAALKLLRSHGELFGISIAYFLAMVAHDALPTIWAIYGITRYHWDSRTIGLSVAMVGLCQIVVSAKFVGPAVKWLGDRYAMVAGYAFGAVAYIIWGTAPSSGYFYAGIPILALWAIATPGLQAIAARHVTASEQGELQGALGSIRGIATIVGSSLFPITFYLFIGSLASLHVIGAAWYLGGLLLIGTCAIGWYATRGEPELHAVLQTQPALEEVEF; this is encoded by the coding sequence ATGCAGCCACAGCCTGAAATTCGAAAAAATGCGCTAACGTTTGTACTCATCTCGGTCCTGCTGGACATGATGGCGTTAGGCGTGATCGTGCCTGTTCTCACGCCGCTGATCAAGAGCTTTACGCACACGAACGTCAGCGCGACCGAGTGGATCGGCATCTTCTCCACGATCTTCGCCTTGATGCAATTTATCTTTTCGCCGTTGCTGGGCGTGCTCTCCGACCGGTTCGGCCGGCGTCCGATCATTTTGCTATCCAACCTCGGACTGGGCTTGGACTACATCATCATGGCAATCGCCCCGAGCGTTGGCTGGCTGCTGGTCGGGCGCGTGATCTCCGGCGTCAGTTCGTCAAATATTTCGGTCGTCTACGCCTACATCACCGACGTGACGCCGCCCGAAAAGCGCGCCGCCGGATTCGGCATGATTGGGGCAGCGTTCGGGATCGGATTCGTCCTCGGCCCCACGGTGGGCGGCTTGCTGTCGGCGCACGGGGATCTGCGGCTTCCATTTTGGGTGAGCGCGGGTTTAAGCTTGCTCAACTTTCTCTACGGATACTTCGTACTGCCTGAGTCGTTGCCGGAAAACTTGCGCAACCGCTTTGAACTAAAACGCGCGAACCCGCTCGCGGCGCTAAAACTCTTGCGTTCTCACGGTGAGCTCTTCGGCATTTCGATAGCGTATTTTCTTGCGATGGTCGCGCACGATGCGCTCCCGACCATCTGGGCGATTTACGGGATCACGCGCTATCATTGGGACTCCAGGACGATTGGATTGTCCGTTGCGATGGTCGGACTCTGCCAAATCGTCGTTTCCGCAAAATTTGTCGGGCCGGCAGTGAAATGGCTGGGAGACCGGTACGCGATGGTAGCGGGATATGCATTTGGAGCCGTCGCCTACATCATTTGGGGGACGGCTCCGTCGAGCGGCTACTTTTACGCCGGCATTCCCATTCTCGCGCTTTGGGCCATCGCGACGCCGGGACTCCAAGCGATTGCGGCGCGACACGTGACGGCATCCGAACAAGGCGAGTTGCAAGGTGCGCTTGGCAGCATTCGCGGCATTGCGACCATCGTCGGTTCCAGCCTTTTCCCGATAACGTTCTATCTGTTCATCGGCAGTCTCGCATCATTGCACGTCATCGGTGCGGCGTGGTATCTCGGGGGTCTCCTTCTCATCGGCACATGCGCCATCGGATGGTACGCGACGCGCGGCGAGCCGGAGCTGCATGCGGTTTTGCAAACGCAGCCCGCACTGGAAGAAGTCGAATTCTAA
- a CDS encoding ABC transporter ATP-binding protein, with protein MTLLEVTGLSVSYGGIRALRDVSLRVEEGEIVALLGSNGAGKTTMLRAISGLVPYSGTISFDGKDLRKRSPDEIVRLGLGHAPEGRRVFARMTVSENLALGAYTVRSKSEIEERLAFVLATFPRLEERLDQAAGTLSGGEQQMLAIGRALMSAPRLLMLDEPSLGLAPIIVQTIFGVIRDINKRGTTILLVEQNAQQALRIANRGYVLETGSMRFEDSGAALLQNPAVAEAYLGAAQV; from the coding sequence GTGACACTTCTCGAGGTTACCGGCCTCAGCGTCTCATATGGCGGAATCCGCGCGCTGCGCGACGTTTCGCTGCGCGTCGAGGAAGGCGAAATAGTCGCACTCCTCGGCTCCAACGGCGCCGGAAAAACGACGATGCTGCGCGCGATCTCAGGACTCGTGCCATATTCGGGCACGATATCATTCGACGGCAAAGATTTGCGCAAGCGTTCGCCCGACGAGATCGTGCGGCTCGGCCTTGGGCACGCGCCCGAGGGCAGGCGAGTCTTTGCGCGCATGACCGTAAGCGAGAATCTTGCGCTTGGCGCGTACACGGTGCGCTCCAAAAGTGAGATCGAGGAGCGGCTGGCATTCGTCCTCGCTACGTTCCCTCGACTGGAAGAGCGGCTCGACCAGGCGGCGGGCACCCTGTCCGGCGGCGAGCAGCAGATGCTTGCGATTGGGCGGGCGCTTATGAGTGCGCCGCGGCTGCTCATGCTCGATGAGCCGTCGTTAGGCCTGGCGCCAATCATCGTTCAAACGATCTTCGGCGTCATCAGAGACATCAACAAACGGGGCACGACGATTCTGCTGGTCGAGCAAAATGCGCAACAAGCGCTGCGGATCGCAAACCGCGGCTATGTGCTGGAAACCGGCTCGATGCGGTTCGAAGACAGCGGCGCGGCGTTGTTACAAAATCCCGCAGTTGCCGAAGCGTACTTAGGAGCGGCCCAGGTTTAG
- a CDS encoding ABC transporter ATP-binding protein, whose amino-acid sequence MLRLERISKRFGELVAVDDVSLLVKGGAIAAIIGPNGAGKSTLFNTITGIYPPSSGEILFEGKRIDGWPTHRIAAAGIARTFQNIRLFSFMAAIDNVMAGEDVHLNAQLWDSLLHTPRQRREEREARQRARGLLQFVGLEGVSETYACNLPYGSQRRLEIARALASRPKLLLLDEPAAGMNPKEKHELSELVHAIRERGVTVLLIEHDMGLVMNVSEEITVLDHGERIAHGTPAEVRNDPRVIAAYLGTAVA is encoded by the coding sequence ATGCTGCGGCTTGAGCGCATTTCCAAGCGCTTCGGCGAGCTGGTTGCAGTTGATGACGTCTCTTTGCTCGTGAAAGGCGGAGCGATCGCCGCGATCATTGGCCCGAACGGCGCAGGCAAGTCCACGCTGTTCAATACGATCACGGGAATATATCCGCCGAGTTCGGGCGAGATTCTTTTTGAAGGCAAACGAATCGATGGCTGGCCGACTCACCGGATTGCAGCCGCCGGCATCGCGCGCACTTTTCAGAATATCCGGCTTTTTTCTTTCATGGCGGCAATCGATAACGTAATGGCCGGCGAAGACGTGCACCTCAACGCGCAGTTGTGGGATTCGCTTCTCCACACTCCGCGTCAGCGCCGCGAGGAACGGGAAGCTAGACAGCGAGCGCGCGGCCTGCTGCAGTTCGTCGGTTTGGAAGGCGTCTCTGAAACCTACGCGTGCAACTTGCCGTACGGCTCGCAACGGCGATTGGAAATTGCCCGCGCTCTGGCGAGCCGGCCGAAGCTCCTGTTGTTGGACGAGCCCGCCGCCGGCATGAACCCGAAGGAGAAGCACGAGCTCAGCGAGCTGGTGCACGCGATCCGGGAGCGTGGCGTGACCGTTCTGCTAATCGAGCACGACATGGGGCTCGTCATGAACGTGAGCGAGGAGATCACTGTTCTCGATCACGGAGAACGGATCGCGCACGGTACGCCCGCAGAAGTGCGCAACGATCCTCGCGTGATTGCCGCGTATCTCGGAACAGCCGTGGCGTGA
- a CDS encoding branched-chain amino acid ABC transporter permease yields the protein MHEFLAQLVNGISLGGIYALIALGYTMVYGIIGLINFAHGDVYTLGSFFALTILTALGVSGELHGVALVVDVAIALIGAALLCGIVGVLIERLAYRRLRNAPRLAPLITAIGVSFILENIMQVWKGPSPVSFPAVVPNPSIAVAGVAIGAQQILLVGLAVVMMVGLQLFIHNTRLGRAMRATAQDRDAAQLMGININKTIMLTFLIGSALAGVAGFVSGVYYQSTWFFNGFGAGLKAFTAAVLGGIGNIGGAMLGGFLIGIIESFATWKFGGQWSNVTVFAILILVLVFRPSGLLGEAVFERA from the coding sequence ATGCATGAATTCCTAGCGCAACTCGTCAACGGGATTTCACTAGGCGGCATCTACGCGCTGATCGCGCTCGGCTATACGATGGTGTATGGCATCATCGGGCTCATAAACTTCGCCCACGGCGATGTGTACACACTCGGCTCGTTTTTCGCACTCACAATCTTGACCGCGCTGGGCGTTTCGGGCGAACTGCATGGCGTCGCGCTCGTTGTGGACGTAGCGATCGCGCTGATCGGCGCGGCGCTACTCTGCGGCATCGTAGGCGTGCTGATCGAGCGGCTCGCATATCGCCGTTTACGGAACGCACCGCGCCTGGCGCCGCTTATCACGGCGATCGGCGTCTCATTCATCCTCGAAAACATCATGCAAGTCTGGAAGGGTCCGTCGCCGGTGTCGTTTCCGGCGGTCGTCCCGAATCCGTCGATCGCGGTCGCCGGCGTGGCAATCGGCGCGCAGCAGATTCTTCTGGTCGGGTTGGCGGTCGTGATGATGGTCGGGCTCCAGCTCTTCATTCATAACACGCGATTAGGCCGCGCAATGCGCGCCACGGCGCAAGATCGCGACGCCGCGCAGCTGATGGGCATCAACATCAACAAAACGATCATGCTGACATTCCTGATCGGCAGCGCGCTGGCCGGCGTAGCCGGCTTCGTGTCGGGCGTCTACTACCAATCGACGTGGTTCTTCAACGGTTTCGGCGCCGGTCTCAAAGCCTTCACAGCGGCCGTGCTGGGTGGGATTGGCAACATCGGCGGCGCGATGCTCGGCGGTTTCCTGATCGGCATCATCGAGTCGTTTGCGACCTGGAAATTCGGCGGCCAGTGGAGCAACGTCACGGTATTCGCAATCTTGATTCTCGTGCTGGTCTTTCGCCCGTCCGGACTTTTGGGTGAAGCGGTGTTCGAGCGCGCATGA
- a CDS encoding branched-chain amino acid ABC transporter substrate-binding protein, protein MRLILATAALAALTACSGNSSGTKTNTTTTTSAVTAAPSPATAGTVVKIGIDLPLSGGDASVGISTEQGALLAIEQMQKSMPRGFTLQGVAVDDAVQGVHNPEQGAANVRSFISDNAVLAVVGPYNSNVARAQIPVTNAASMAQIGPSVVADNLTLGPEAKQLRRTNPNLITFFRVCTTDSRQGSALAQFAQSLGYKRAYIIDDNETYGLDLADRFEKDFTADGGTVLARDHLAKNTQDFKALLLKVAAAKPDVVFFGGVTSTGGGLLRKQMYGVGLGKVAYFGGDGIADLATVAGAQADGSYYTLAAPNAEKLPAAQAFVKAYRARYSSDIGPYSANAYAAAQVAANAVIRAIGKGGGVPSRADVVARVATTKIETPIGSISFDKNGDVTNPVLSLYGFKNGQSYFIRQIQLKL, encoded by the coding sequence ATGCGTTTGATTCTTGCGACTGCAGCGCTGGCCGCGCTCACGGCATGTTCCGGCAACAGCTCCGGTACGAAAACAAACACGACCACAACCACGTCCGCGGTGACCGCCGCGCCGAGCCCGGCGACTGCGGGGACCGTCGTGAAAATCGGCATCGACTTGCCGCTTTCGGGTGGAGACGCTTCGGTCGGCATCAGTACAGAGCAAGGCGCGCTCCTTGCGATCGAGCAGATGCAAAAGAGCATGCCTCGCGGTTTCACGCTGCAGGGAGTGGCCGTCGACGATGCCGTGCAGGGAGTGCATAACCCGGAGCAGGGCGCAGCCAATGTGCGCAGCTTTATCAGCGACAACGCAGTGCTCGCGGTTGTGGGTCCGTATAATTCGAACGTAGCGCGCGCGCAGATTCCGGTAACCAACGCAGCGAGTATGGCGCAGATCGGTCCGTCGGTTGTGGCCGATAATCTTACGTTAGGACCCGAAGCAAAGCAGCTGCGGCGTACGAATCCCAATCTCATCACGTTTTTCCGGGTCTGCACGACGGACTCGCGCCAGGGATCGGCGCTCGCGCAATTCGCGCAATCGCTTGGATACAAACGCGCTTACATCATCGACGACAACGAAACGTACGGGCTGGATTTGGCCGATCGTTTTGAAAAAGATTTCACGGCCGACGGCGGCACCGTGCTTGCGCGCGATCATCTCGCCAAGAACACCCAAGACTTCAAGGCGTTGCTGCTCAAGGTCGCGGCCGCGAAGCCGGATGTCGTGTTCTTTGGCGGCGTGACGAGCACCGGAGGCGGCCTGTTGCGCAAGCAAATGTACGGCGTCGGCCTCGGGAAAGTTGCCTATTTCGGTGGCGACGGCATCGCCGATCTTGCGACGGTCGCCGGTGCGCAAGCCGACGGCAGCTATTACACGCTGGCCGCTCCGAACGCCGAGAAACTTCCGGCGGCTCAGGCGTTCGTTAAAGCGTACCGAGCGCGTTATAGCTCTGACATCGGGCCGTACAGCGCGAACGCGTATGCGGCTGCGCAAGTCGCCGCTAACGCAGTTATTCGAGCAATTGGAAAGGGAGGCGGCGTGCCTTCACGCGCGGATGTCGTGGCGCGCGTCGCGACGACCAAGATCGAGACGCCCATCGGAAGCATAAGCTTCGACAAGAACGGCGACGTGACGAATCCGGTACTGAGCCTGTACGGCTTTAAGAACGGACAGTCGTACTTCATTCGGCAGATCCAGTTGAAGCTGTAG